The genomic DNA ATATATTTGCTATCTCCATATCATCTTCAACTACTGCTATTTTTATCTCTTTCATTTTCTCCTCACAGGTACTAATTTATTTTAAAGCGTTTTGATTAACAGTTTATATTTTATTAACAAATTTCTTAACATTCTCTTAACAGAGAGGAGTGATGCTTCCGGAAGAATTTGAAGCAGCAGTGGAAAAGGTGCTTACTGACAAAGGTTTTGATCTGAAGGTTATTTTTACAGATCTGGAGCAATGGGATGAAGCTCTTTTTATAACCCTTTCTATTCTTAATGAAAAGGAAGAAAGTTTTATAACTGTTCATGATACTTTTACAATAGAGTATCTGTTAAGCAACGGAAATGTTATAACTATCTCGTTCAGGCCTGTGCCTTTAGATTTTGATATATAGTGAGAGGTGGTAATGGAAATAGTTGATGTGGCGGTGAAGGCGGCAGAGAGAGCTTCAGAGATTCTGAAAAAATATCATAATGAACTTAAAAGTTTTGAAGTGGAATTAAAGGCTAAAAACGATTATGTAACAAAAGCTGACACGGAGGCGGAGAAAGCTATAATTGAGGAGATTAAAGCCTACTTTCCCGATCATTCAATAGTTGCAGAAGAGAGTGGAATTTTCACGGGAAACAGCTACAGGTGGTTTATAGATCCCCTTGATGGAACGAAAAACTTTATTCACGGTTTACCCTTCTTCTGTGTATCTATTGGCGTTATGTATAAGGATGAACTTGTAGCGGGAGTTATAAAAATTCCCTTTTTTGATGAAATTTTTACAGCTGAAAAGGGATGCGGGACTTTCAGAAACGGAGAGAAAGTAAAAGTAAGCGAAAGGAGTTTCAACGAAGGACTTTTTGCTACCGGTTTCCCTTTCAGAGGGAAAGATATGCTTGACGATTATTTACCCTGCTTTAAAGAGGTTTTTCTTAACGTATCAGGAATAAGAAGGTGTGGAGCGGCGGCAATAGATCTTGCATATACAGCCTGCGGTATATTTGACGGATTCTGGGAGTTATCTTTAAAGCCGTGGGACATAGCAGCAGGAGTGCTGATGATAGAGGAAGCTGGAGGAATTGTTTCAGATTTTAAAGGTGGAAAAGAGTATTTAGAATCTGGAAATATCATCGGCGCATCGGCAAAGAGTTATCAGCAGCTTTTTGCGATAGTAAACAAACATCTTGGCAGTAAATATTAAGGAGGAAAAAAGATGGATGAGAAATGCGGAACCTGCAGTCATAAAAGCACCTGTTCAGCTATGAAAGATCCGATGGATCAAAAGCTCCTTTGTAATCTCTCAAACATAAAACATAAAATTGCTATTTTAAGCGGAAAAGGTGGAGTAGGAAAAACAACTGTTGCTACAAACCTTGCTGCAGCCCTTGCAGAAAAAGGATATAAAGTTGGACTGCTTGATGCGGATATTCACGGTCCAAATGTTGCAAAGATGCTTGGAGGGGAAGGTTCAAAGCTTCACGTTAACCCTGAAACGGAACTTATAGAACCTTATGTTCCTGATGAAATTCCAAATCTTAAAATTGTAAGTATTTCGTTTCTGCTTCCCGATTCCGACCAGCCGGTTGTGTGGAGAGGTCCTTTAAAGCATCAGGCGATTAAGCAGTTTTTAGCTGAAGTTAACTGGGGAGATCTAGATTATCTGATTGTTGATCTGCCACCTGGGACAGGAGATGAGGTTTTAAGTATTACAAATCTTATTAAGCCCCTTGATGGATTTGTAATAGTGAGCACTCCACAGGAAGTTGCTCTTCTTGATACAAGAAAATCTATAAACTTCGCTAAAATGGTAAAAGTTCCGGTGCTTGGACTTATAGAGAACATGAGCGGACTTATCTGTCCCCATTGTGGTAAACTGATAGAGATTTTTAAGAGCGGTAGTGGAGAGAAAACGGCTCAGGAGCTTGGAATAGACTTTTTAGGTAAAATCCCTATGGAGCCTAAAGTGGTGGAAGCTGGAGATTCTGGAAAGCCGGTAGTTATTGCCGAACCTGATTCTTCATCAGCAAAAGCTATAAAAGAGATAGTTGAAAAAATTATCTCCAAAATAGAAAAAGGAAAAGAGTGGTGAGAATAGATAAAAAAACAGGAGCGGCTCTGCTGCTCCTTATTCTTTCAATAAGTTTTATCTTTATAGGTGTTAAAAGCAGGCAGTGGTGGTATGTTTACAAAAACGGGAAGATTCTGTGTCTTTCCTGCATAGGAATTGAATGATGAAAATTCCTTTTTATAAACACAGAAAGTTTTATGAAGCGATAACAACGATAATTTCAAATTTTGCACTCTGGAACTTTTTTACAGGAAGGCTTTACACCGGGATTTTGAAAGCCATTCCATTTCCTATTATGAACTGCTACGCCTGTCCTGCATCTGTATTTTCCTGCCCTATAGGAACTTTATCTCACATGATGGTAATGGCAAAGTTTCCCTTTTATACCCTTGGAATTCTTACATCTGTTTCCATACCTTTTGGAAGATTTATATGTGGATGGATTTGCCCTTTCGGTTTCTTTCAGGATATGCTTTACAAAGTCAGAACAAAAAAATTTAAAATGCCGAAAAAATTGGAGTATTTTAAATACTTAATGTTGATTTTCCCCGTTCTACTTCTCCCATTCATATGCAAAAAACATCTTTTCTGTATGATTTGTCCTGTTGGAACTGTTGAGGCAGGTATTTACTGGGTTGGTTTTCATGAAAATATAAGGAGAATGGCAGGGTGGCTTTTTAACTTTAAAGTGCTTGTAGCAGTTTTAATTGTTGCTGGAAGTGTTTTTACAAAAAGACCGTTCTGCAGATTTTTCTGTCCCCTCGGGGCGTTCTTCTCCCTTTTCAACAAGATTTCACCTATAGAGTTTACTCATGACAAACATCTATGCACAAAGTGTAATCACTGTCAGGATGTGTGTCCTGTTGACCACAAAATTTATGAAGACCCGAATAGTCCATCGTGTATAAGATGTCTTAACTGTATAAGGGAGTGCAAAGCTCTTGATATTAAATATCCCTCCCTGTTTTCAGATATTGGGAAGTTTCAAAACTCATCAAAGTAAAAATCGTACTTTTTAAGTTCCTCTTCAAACTTATCAAGAATTTTTCTGCGAATATGAGCATAAAGGTCTTTATTTTCCACTTCAACAACAGGAACAAATTCTCCATTTCTCGTTTTCCGTGTTGGCATCTGAATAAAATAACCTTTATTTGACTCTATTATCTTTATATCTTTTATTTTTAGAATTCCATTAATTGTGATTTCTGCTACAGCTTTTACATTACCGCCTATAGAGGAGGTGTCAAAAGGGTATATCTTTACATCTGTAACCTCCATGTCCATAACGGGCAATCTTTCAAGGACTTTCCTGTTCAGTTTTTACCCCCTAAGTAGTGAAATTCCGTTCTCTATCTGATAAAAAATCTCTCTATCAAAATCTTTCCACCGCTTAAGGCGTTTTTTTGATATAACCTGTATCGGTAGAAAAACCCCTGTTGTCTGGTAAATTCCATAACCGGTTTCCATTATAGGCTTTAAAAATCCTGCTTCATCGTTTTCAAGGATAACAACGATCTCGTAATCATCGTCCCGATTTATAAGCTTAACCTCTTCAGGAATTACAACCGATGTAATTTTTTCAATAAATGACTTTAGAGCCCTTTTAAACTCTTCATCTTTATTAACAATGTC from Desulfurobacterium atlanticum includes the following:
- a CDS encoding inositol monophosphatase family protein; translated protein: MEIVDVAVKAAERASEILKKYHNELKSFEVELKAKNDYVTKADTEAEKAIIEEIKAYFPDHSIVAEESGIFTGNSYRWFIDPLDGTKNFIHGLPFFCVSIGVMYKDELVAGVIKIPFFDEIFTAEKGCGTFRNGEKVKVSERSFNEGLFATGFPFRGKDMLDDYLPCFKEVFLNVSGIRRCGAAAIDLAYTACGIFDGFWELSLKPWDIAAGVLMIEEAGGIVSDFKGGKEYLESGNIIGASAKSYQQLFAIVNKHLGSKY
- a CDS encoding Mrp/NBP35 family ATP-binding protein, whose amino-acid sequence is MDEKCGTCSHKSTCSAMKDPMDQKLLCNLSNIKHKIAILSGKGGVGKTTVATNLAAALAEKGYKVGLLDADIHGPNVAKMLGGEGSKLHVNPETELIEPYVPDEIPNLKIVSISFLLPDSDQPVVWRGPLKHQAIKQFLAEVNWGDLDYLIVDLPPGTGDEVLSITNLIKPLDGFVIVSTPQEVALLDTRKSINFAKMVKVPVLGLIENMSGLICPHCGKLIEIFKSGSGEKTAQELGIDFLGKIPMEPKVVEAGDSGKPVVIAEPDSSSAKAIKEIVEKIISKIEKGKEW
- a CDS encoding 4Fe-4S binding protein, with translation MKIPFYKHRKFYEAITTIISNFALWNFFTGRLYTGILKAIPFPIMNCYACPASVFSCPIGTLSHMMVMAKFPFYTLGILTSVSIPFGRFICGWICPFGFFQDMLYKVRTKKFKMPKKLEYFKYLMLIFPVLLLPFICKKHLFCMICPVGTVEAGIYWVGFHENIRRMAGWLFNFKVLVAVLIVAGSVFTKRPFCRFFCPLGAFFSLFNKISPIEFTHDKHLCTKCNHCQDVCPVDHKIYEDPNSPSCIRCLNCIRECKALDIKYPSLFSDIGKFQNSSK
- a CDS encoding septation protein SpoVG family protein, producing the protein MDMEVTDVKIYPFDTSSIGGNVKAVAEITINGILKIKDIKIIESNKGYFIQMPTRKTRNGEFVPVVEVENKDLYAHIRRKILDKFEEELKKYDFYFDEF
- a CDS encoding antitoxin AF2212-like protein, which translates into the protein MEKGLISVKVIFKDGVFVPLEPVSIPEGTEGIVVYSEKNITEKLPHWWDIVNKDEEFKRALKSFIEKITSVVIPEEVKLINRDDDYEIVVILENDEAGFLKPIMETGYGIYQTTGVFLPIQVISKKRLKRWKDFDREIFYQIENGISLLRG